One Deinococcus sp. LM3 genomic region harbors:
- a CDS encoding DUF4388 domain-containing protein: protein MTRSTSSLDTFDFLELLYLLTEQGRTGVLYVFRPDGQFQAWLEAGRVRHLQFGQDDGVQALVRLMLDPKGRFHFDEGVTHGNPRLDSTLDEVTLEALEAMPFQELPFDGPARVTSPQRVGRMRWSLKELDVLKQIDAQKPVSELAQDPEAKRMLLKLFRIGLIVPRKTRVARLTVTITRQVQGVALVDELIFRRWKEDIVRHPQLVALKADDGQVYTLPVRMSANLTNQIMIPADLLVRTTLRAGDSVLAKPV from the coding sequence ATGACCAGATCCACCTCCAGCCTCGACACCTTCGACTTTCTGGAACTGCTGTACCTGCTGACCGAGCAGGGCCGGACCGGCGTGCTGTACGTCTTCCGGCCAGACGGGCAGTTTCAGGCGTGGCTGGAAGCCGGGCGGGTCCGGCACCTGCAGTTCGGCCAGGACGACGGCGTGCAGGCACTCGTCCGGCTGATGCTGGACCCCAAGGGCCGCTTCCACTTCGATGAGGGCGTCACGCACGGCAACCCCCGCCTGGACAGCACCCTCGACGAGGTGACCCTGGAAGCGCTGGAAGCCATGCCCTTCCAGGAGCTGCCGTTCGACGGTCCGGCGCGCGTCACGTCGCCGCAGCGGGTGGGCCGCATGCGCTGGAGCCTCAAGGAACTCGATGTCCTCAAGCAGATCGACGCGCAGAAACCCGTCTCGGAACTCGCGCAGGACCCCGAAGCGAAACGCATGCTGCTCAAACTGTTCCGCATCGGCCTGATCGTGCCGCGCAAGACCCGCGTGGCCCGCCTGACCGTCACCATCACCCGGCAGGTGCAGGGCGTGGCGCTGGTCGACGAACTGATCTTCAGACGCTGGAAGGAAGACATCGTGCGCCACCCGCAACTCGTGGCCCTGAAAGCCGACGACGGACAGGTGTACACCCTGCCCGTCCGCATGTCCGCCAACCTGACCAACCAGATCATGATTCCCGCCGACCTGCTGGTGCGCACCACCCTGCGTGCCGGCGACAGCGTCCTGGCCAAACCCGTCTGA
- a CDS encoding helix-hairpin-helix domain-containing protein, translating to MDVTKKSLVGALKTTADLLDLLGVGDDGFRAQAFRSAARSLEGVQDEVDVLAGRAFAGIPKVGKAIAADLLEYVRTGVFGPLEDAASLIPAGVLSLFRVRGLGPKKIRALWDAGIDSLEGLREACRDGRVAGLKGFGAKSAASFLEAVEFALGAQERQHLSTAHEVAEGLCRVLDGLEPQVSGDVRRGLDTVRVARVTVTASPEGVQERLAGVVEGLEPVEKKPLFAGRVDGVPVEVAYAPTPGVRGALDLMMGGGTAYRESLREEAKARGFDLSGRGLKRGGEVLDTPTEADVMKTLGLPLRPAEYRDPEHDAVWEALPHPDALVTVGDLRGMLHTHSTWSDGASSIADMAAETVRLGHGFLGTGDHSRAAHYANGLSIERLHAQLKEIRELQAAGVPLVAGAEVDILDDGTLDYPDDVLAQLDYVVASVHSLFTLSPERQTERLIRAASHPLVTILGHPTGRLLLRRPGYALDMDAVMAACAERGTVVEINANAYRLDIDWRVALTWRDRVTFAINTDAHVLGGLKDAKYGVMVARKAGLTPAHVVNTLEREAFLAFVQAQRAART from the coding sequence ATGGATGTCACGAAGAAGTCCCTGGTGGGCGCGCTGAAGACCACGGCGGATCTGCTGGATCTGCTGGGGGTGGGGGATGATGGGTTCCGGGCGCAGGCGTTCCGGAGTGCGGCGCGCAGCCTGGAGGGCGTGCAGGATGAGGTGGATGTACTCGCAGGGCGGGCGTTCGCGGGTATTCCGAAGGTCGGGAAGGCGATTGCGGCGGATCTGCTGGAGTACGTGCGGACGGGGGTATTCGGTCCGCTGGAGGACGCCGCGAGTCTGATTCCGGCGGGTGTGCTGAGTCTGTTCCGGGTGCGGGGGCTGGGGCCGAAGAAGATCCGGGCGTTGTGGGACGCGGGGATCGATTCGCTGGAGGGGCTGCGGGAGGCGTGCCGGGATGGGCGCGTGGCGGGTCTGAAGGGGTTCGGGGCGAAGAGTGCGGCGTCGTTTCTGGAGGCGGTGGAGTTCGCGCTGGGCGCACAGGAGCGGCAGCACCTGAGCACGGCGCACGAGGTCGCCGAGGGCCTGTGCCGGGTGCTGGACGGCCTGGAGCCGCAGGTGTCGGGGGATGTGCGCCGGGGCCTGGACACGGTGCGGGTGGCGCGCGTGACCGTGACCGCCTCGCCGGAGGGGGTGCAGGAGCGGCTGGCTGGCGTGGTGGAGGGGCTGGAACCGGTCGAGAAGAAACCGCTGTTCGCGGGCCGCGTGGACGGCGTGCCGGTCGAGGTGGCGTACGCGCCCACGCCGGGCGTCCGGGGGGCGCTGGACCTGATGATGGGCGGCGGCACCGCGTACCGCGAGTCGCTGCGCGAGGAGGCGAAGGCGCGGGGCTTCGACCTGAGCGGGCGGGGCCTGAAGCGAGGCGGCGAGGTGCTGGACACGCCCACCGAGGCCGACGTCATGAAGACCCTGGGGCTGCCCCTGCGGCCCGCCGAGTACCGCGACCCCGAGCATGACGCCGTGTGGGAAGCCCTCCCCCACCCGGATGCGCTCGTGACGGTGGGCGACCTGCGCGGCATGCTGCACACGCACTCCACGTGGTCGGACGGCGCCAGCAGCATTGCCGACATGGCCGCCGAGACCGTCCGCCTGGGCCACGGCTTCCTGGGCACCGGCGACCACTCACGCGCCGCGCACTACGCGAACGGCCTCAGCATCGAGCGCCTTCACGCGCAGCTGAAGGAAATCCGCGAGTTGCAGGCGGCGGGCGTGCCGCTCGTGGCGGGCGCCGAGGTGGACATCCTCGACGACGGCACCCTGGACTACCCGGACGACGTGCTGGCACAGCTGGATTACGTGGTCGCCAGCGTCCACAGCCTGTTCACGCTGAGCCCCGAGCGGCAGACCGAACGCCTGATCCGCGCCGCCAGCCACCCGCTCGTCACCATCCTGGGGCACCCCACGGGCCGCCTGCTGCTGCGCCGCCCCGGCTACGCCCTCGACATGGACGCCGTCATGGCCGCCTGCGCCGAGCGCGGCACGGTCGTCGAGATCAACGCGAACGCCTACCGCCTGGACATCGACTGGCGCGTCGCCCTGACGTGGCGTGACCGCGTGACGTTCGCCATCAACACCGACGCCCACGTGCTGGGCGGCCTGAAAGACGCGAAATACGGCGTGATGGTCGCCCGCAAGGCCGGCCTGACCCCGGCGCACGTGGTGAACACCCTGGAGCGCGAGGCGTTCCTGGCGTTCGTGCAGGCGCAGCGGGCCGCGCGGACCTGA
- a CDS encoding histidinol-phosphatase, with translation MTGPLFDSHMHTPLCGHATGSPREYAQAALDAGLAGICFTDHMPMPAWYDAPWRMRLDQLAQYVEDVRAVQTEFAGRLDVRLGLEADFHPGTERFVEEVLGAHPWDYVIGSIHYIGAWGFDNPEFIAEYDSRDLAGLYRDYYALAEGAAKSGLFDSIGHLDLPKKFGHRDPDGYAALHALDVIAERGVALDFNTAGWRKPVAEAYPAPDLTRAAAERGIPFVLGSDAHKPGEVGYRFTDAIKQIHDVGGRIVTYQGRVRHG, from the coding sequence ATGACTGGACCGCTGTTCGATTCTCATATGCACACGCCCCTGTGCGGGCACGCCACGGGGTCGCCGCGCGAGTATGCCCAGGCGGCGCTGGACGCCGGACTGGCGGGGATCTGCTTCACGGATCACATGCCGATGCCCGCGTGGTACGACGCGCCGTGGCGCATGCGCCTGGATCAGCTGGCGCAGTACGTGGAGGACGTGCGGGCCGTGCAGACCGAGTTCGCCGGGCGGCTGGACGTGCGCCTGGGCCTGGAGGCGGACTTTCACCCCGGCACGGAACGCTTCGTGGAGGAGGTGCTGGGCGCGCACCCGTGGGATTACGTGATCGGCAGCATTCACTACATCGGCGCGTGGGGCTTCGACAACCCGGAGTTCATCGCGGAGTACGACAGCCGTGATCTGGCGGGCCTGTACCGCGACTACTACGCACTGGCCGAGGGCGCCGCGAAATCCGGGCTGTTCGACTCCATCGGGCACCTGGACTTGCCCAAGAAGTTCGGGCACCGCGACCCGGACGGGTACGCCGCGCTGCACGCCCTGGACGTGATCGCCGAACGCGGCGTTGCTCTGGATTTCAACACGGCCGGGTGGCGCAAACCAGTCGCCGAGGCGTACCCCGCCCCGGACCTGACCCGCGCGGCTGCCGAGCGCGGGATTCCCTTCGTGCTGGGCAGCGACGCCCACAAGCCGGGGGAAGTCGGCTACCGCTTCACCGACGCCATCAAGCAGATTCACGACGTCGGCGGGCGGATCGTGACGTACCAGGGACGCGTCCGGCACGGGTAA
- a CDS encoding EamA family transporter — MSASSPSPISLPPLNARALLLALLITGIWGVNFVVIKWSVADAPPLLVAALRFALAALPAVLFVPRPQMPARLLWGYGLAVGVVQFGLLYLAIGLGMSAGLGSLLMQMQAFFTALLAARFLGERVQPWQVAGITLAFAGMGVIGALSGGDLTLLSLGLTLAAALGWAVSNLIVRASGGANMFSLVVWSALIPPIPLTILAGVVDGWDAVTRTLTQSGAGFWAAVLFMGLGNTVLGFGVWAALIQRHGAARVAPLSLLVPVFGLIASALVYQEAFPPGKAIGAALVFAGLILHVFGGRWWHRAGQRSPA; from the coding sequence GTGAGTGCCTCCAGCCCCTCCCCCATCTCCCTGCCGCCCCTGAACGCCCGCGCGCTGCTGCTGGCCCTGCTGATCACGGGCATCTGGGGCGTGAATTTCGTGGTCATCAAGTGGAGCGTGGCGGACGCCCCGCCGCTGCTGGTGGCCGCGCTGCGATTCGCGCTGGCGGCGCTGCCTGCCGTGCTGTTCGTGCCGCGCCCGCAGATGCCCGCCCGGCTGCTGTGGGGGTACGGGCTGGCGGTGGGCGTGGTGCAGTTCGGGCTGCTGTACCTCGCCATCGGGCTGGGCATGAGCGCCGGCCTGGGCTCGCTGCTCATGCAGATGCAGGCGTTCTTCACGGCGCTGCTGGCCGCGCGCTTCCTGGGCGAACGCGTGCAGCCGTGGCAGGTGGCGGGCATCACGCTGGCCTTCGCGGGCATGGGCGTGATCGGCGCGCTGTCCGGCGGGGACCTGACGCTGCTGAGCCTGGGCCTCACGCTGGCCGCCGCGCTCGGCTGGGCCGTCAGTAACCTGATCGTGCGGGCGTCCGGCGGGGCGAACATGTTCAGTCTGGTCGTCTGGAGCGCCCTGATTCCGCCCATTCCCCTGACGATCCTGGCGGGCGTCGTGGACGGCTGGGACGCCGTGACCCGTACCCTCACGCAGTCCGGTGCGGGCTTCTGGGCGGCCGTCCTGTTCATGGGCCTGGGCAACACGGTGCTGGGTTTTGGCGTGTGGGCCGCGCTGATCCAGCGGCACGGCGCGGCCCGCGTCGCCCCGCTGTCCCTGCTGGTCCCGGTGTTCGGCCTGATCGCCAGCGCCCTGGTGTACCAGGAGGCGTTCCCGCCCGGCAAGGCCATCGGCGCGGCCCTGGTGTTCGCTGGCCTGATCCTGCACGTGTTCGGCGGCCGCTGGTGGCACCGGGCGGGGCAACGCAGCCCGGCCTGA
- the scpB gene encoding SMC-Scp complex subunit ScpB, with amino-acid sequence MTGAPSLGALIGASLLAAGRPVQVRELAAVLGVPEDAALREMQAFTARLQAADLGFAVEAVAGGYRLVVPSTLSGHLAPLLAPPPLPPLSSAALEVLAVIAYRQPVTRAEIEAMRGGSAGTVVTLQERELVKVVGRSDAVGGPLLYGTTERFLLDFGLTSLEDLPPLENANFSHLLRS; translated from the coding sequence GATCGGCGCCTCACTGCTGGCGGCCGGGCGGCCGGTGCAGGTGCGGGAACTCGCGGCGGTGCTGGGCGTGCCGGAGGACGCGGCGCTGCGGGAGATGCAGGCGTTCACGGCGCGGCTGCAGGCGGCCGACCTGGGGTTCGCGGTCGAGGCGGTCGCGGGCGGGTACCGGCTGGTGGTGCCGTCCACGCTGTCCGGGCACCTGGCCCCGCTACTGGCCCCGCCGCCCCTGCCGCCCCTGAGCAGCGCGGCGCTGGAGGTCCTGGCGGTCATCGCCTACCGGCAACCCGTCACGCGCGCGGAAATCGAGGCGATGCGTGGCGGGAGCGCCGGGACGGTCGTGACCCTGCAGGAGCGTGAACTCGTGAAGGTCGTGGGCCGTTCGGACGCCGTGGGCGGGCCGCTGCTGTACGGCACCACGGAACGGTTCCTGCTGGACTTCGGCCTGACCAGCCTGGAGGACCTGCCGCCGCTGGAGAACGCGAACTTCTCGCACCTGCTTCGCAGCTGA